Proteins co-encoded in one Lynx canadensis isolate LIC74 chromosome C1, mLynCan4.pri.v2, whole genome shotgun sequence genomic window:
- the LOC115520748 gene encoding 39S ribosomal protein L35, mitochondrial-like, whose protein sequence is MAASAFARAFRAASGVLWPLNILVSSACQNGVKNACLSSALSTRHFSSLQTPVVSSAPRLATSVRNLTCGHTAAILNRAAPLLPNVLKLPVRTVTYFSSRKGKRKTVKGVIYRFLRLHSGLWLRRKAGYKKKLWKKTTARKRRLREFAFCNKTQSKLLDKMTTSFWKRRNWYADDPY, encoded by the coding sequence ATGGCGGCCTCTGCCTTTGCCCGTGCCTTCAGAGCTGCATCAGGGGTCTTATGGCCCCTGAATATTTTGGTGTCTTCAGCCTGTCAAAACGGTGTCAAGAATGCCTGTCTTAGTTCTGCACTGTCCACCCGGCATTTTAGTTCTCTGCAGACACCAGTTGTTTCCTCTGCTCCCAGACTTGCCACGTCTGTCAGAAACCTGACATGTGGACATACTGCAGCAATCCTCAATAGAGCGGCCCCCTTGCTTCCAAATGTCCTCAAGCTACCAGTCAGAACCGTAACATACTTCAGTTCacggaaagggaagagaaagactgTGAAAGGTGTCATCTACAGGTTTCTTCGACTTCATTCTGGCCTGTGGCTAAGGAGGAAGGCTGGttataagaaaaaattatggaaaaagacaactgcaagaaaaaggcgCTTGAGGGAATTCGCGTTCTGCAATAAAACCCAGAGTAAGCTCTTAGATAAAATGACAACATCTTTTTGGAAGAGGCGAAACTGGTATGCTGATGATCCTTATTAG